A window of Candidatus Tumulicola sp. genomic DNA:
CATTCGTCGTTAATCACCGATTCGGTGTACGCGCGCACCGCTTCGCGCAGTTCCCGCGATTGTGGAAACTGATCGGCATCGCGGTAGATTACGGAGAGCTTGGTACCCTCGTCGAAGCTGCGCGCCTCGGCCTGTTGGTAGCGTTCCCAAACTCCGATCGTCACGAACGCAAGCAAAACGGCATACACGACGCCGATCACGGCGAGAATAAACCCCGCCAGGTCGTTGTGGGCCATCCGCACTTCGCGAGATGCGAACCGATCCACGAGGTAGCCGACGGTAATCGTCAGCAGCATAAAGCCACCGACGATCACGACACCGGCGCCCGCGGTCGGCAGCGATTCGATCCAGACTTCCATCGGTCTCCTTAGGGCAGCGGTAGGATCGACGCGCCGGTCGTTTCGGCAGCCTCACCGGCCGCAGGGCGCACGCCCGACGTCACCAACTGCCGGTAGGAAATGAGATGATTACCGTTCTTGACCAAATCCAATTGCATCTCGTAGCTTCGTTTAATTGCATCGCTTAAATCGCTCGCGTCGAACGTGTACTGAAACCGCCTCAGGCTACGCAACAGCAGCTTATTTGTCAAATCGAGCTGTGCGTATGCTCGCTGCAGTTGCATGCCCGTCTCACGAAATGTGGGGTAGTTCGATACGACGATCTCGCGTTGCAGTCTGGCTTCGTCTACCGTACGTTTGAGTGCCGCCAGCCGAACGCTCTGCGAATCGTACCGCAGGCCGTCGCCGATCGTCGCAAGCGCGTCGTCGAAATTGCCGCGCGCGTATTCGGACTGTGCGTATGCCGCGGCCGCGCGGACGTAGCCGGCGCGGGCGCGCGGGTCCTCCGGATCGACCCGCAAAGCCAGACGATACGATAATTCTGCGTCGCGCACGTTTCCAACGGCAAGCGCCTGCGATCCCTGATGGACCCGCACGTTCACGATCCAATGCTGAATCGACCCCGCACAGCCCGACAGGGCGACGCATGCGGCGGCCGCCGCAAGCAACCGGATTCGCTTACCCGCCATGATTTACCAAATGAGCCACGATCTTTATCACCTCGGCCGCCGGCCACAGCAGCAGTTGCGAGAGCACCCAGCCGGCGATGGCCGTCACGGACAGGTAGAATACCATCGAGCGAACCTCCTCGTGATCGCGCTCGCCTTTCACCGCTTCATCCACGATGATCGAGGACGTCGGGTCGACGAAGAACGTGAAGGCGACCGTCCCGATGCCATTGATGATTCCCGAGATGCCGATGGCCGTACGCGTCACGTTGACGTCGAGAACGCTGGCATAGTACGCCGCCACGACGCCGATTGCGTACACGCCGGTGACGACCACGTTGAACACCAGCAGGCGCCGCGGGATTCCCTTCAGTGAAAATCCACGAATCTCGGAGAAACGCGGCATCCGCAGCGACCGAAAAAGATCCCCGATCACGCGCGGAGAGAAGATACGCACGATCGAGTGGGGCATCGACTTGGTCCGCTCGAACGAACGGACGCCGCGGACGTACAAGTACGTGAACGTCGGCAGCAACATACTTCCGATGGCCGTCCCGACCGTCCCGGCGATAATGATCGCTCGCAGCTGCCATTCGAACGTGTGCTGTACCGCCCCAACCAGCTCCAACCGGATCGGCAGCGAGAATGGCGAGTTATGCGCGAGTAACGAGCGCACCGCATTACCGGCAGTGTCCGACAGTGGGCCCAGCATCAGCGTATAGACCAGCGTCGCTAGCCGGCTGGCCGTAACGAAGAGATTGAACAACGACGTGGAGGTCGCGATGCGGCCCGTTCTAACGCCGGCCAGTCGTGCCGCATAGGCGCCGATCTGAATCGCTTGGACGATCGCGTTGATCAGCAGCGCGATAACGAGTTGCCAGGTCCAAAAGTGGACGCCGACGAGCACGCTCGGGTTAGGCTGCGTCACGACTCCAGGAAATGGTCGACTCTTCGACCGGGCCGACGACGCAAAGCCCCAGATTGCCGGGATCGAACCGCTCGGTGGCCAGTTGCACGACGTCGGCGGCCGTGACCGCATCGATCCGGCGCTCGATTTCTTCTTGCTCGATCTGCCGCCCGAATGCGAACTCGTTGCGTCCTAAACGGATCATGCGACTCGAACTCGACTCGAGCGACAGCGTCAAACTTCCCTTAATGTGCTCTTTTGCCAGCGTCAGTTCGTCGGATTCGACGGGTGCTTCGCGCAGTTTTTGCAACTCCGCAACCATCAGGTCGACACATTCGGAAACGTTTTTTGGGGACGTTCCAGCGTATATGCCGAACAGTCCGGCGGCGCGATAGGCGGCTTGAAACGAATACACCGTGTACACCAGTCCGCGCTTCTCGCGAATCTCTTGAAAAAGGCGGCTGGACATTCCACCGCCGAGCATCGTATCGAGTACCGATAATGCGTAGCGGCGATCGTCGGTCGCCGATAACCCTTGCGTCCCGAGGATACAATACGCTTGCTCGGAGTCTTTTTGTTTGATCGCTCGGGCCGGCGTCATCGCGGGCGTTTCTAAAACGAACGGCCGACCAACGCCGGAAAATTCTGCGAACGCACGCTCGACCCGATGTGCGAACTCGTCGTGATCGACGTTTCCGGCGGCGGTGACCACGACCGAGTTCGGCGCATATCGCTCGCGCATGTGCGAGCGTAGATCGTCGGGCGTTAGGCCCGAAACGGTTTCGGCGAAGCCGATCGTCGGCTCGCCGAGATTCGATCCATTCCACATCGTTTGCAAGAATAGATCGTGAATCAACTCGTCCGGGGAGTCTTCATACATCTTAATTTCTTCGAGCACGACCTGCCGTTCTTTGGCCAGCTCCCCGGCGTCGAACAACGAGTGCAAAAACATATCGGAGAGCACGTCCAGGGCGAGGGGCAAATGGCGATCCATCACTTTTGCGTAATAGCAGGTCGCTTCTTTATCGGTAAAGGCGTTCAGGTTACCGCCGACCCCATCCATGATTTGCGCGATGTCGCGCGCGCTGCGGCGGCTGGTGCCCTTGAACAGCATATGCTCGACCATGTGCGAAACGCCGCGGCGTTCGTGCAGCTCGAGCGACGAGCCGACATCGGCCCACACGCCGATCGTCGCCGAGCGCACCGACGGCATACGCTCGGTAATGACGCGTAATCCGTTTGGCAGCGTGCTTTTGCGATACATTACGAGGTGGCCTTTAGAAAGGCGCTGCGAACCCACTCGCGGTCCCAAAACGCAGCGTCACCGGCGGCGAGGCGCGTGATCGTCGCGGCATCGCTCGCCGCGTGCGGGACGGATAACGTGAACACCACTCGCGAGGTCGGGCGAGCCAAGTCGCCACTAACGATAATGTCGCGCGTCACATCGATCGGGACGCTGGTCCAAACGTCGACTTCTTCTGCGGACGGCGCGATTGCGAAGGCGGTACGAATCAGCCATGCGACTTGGTCGACGAACTCCCGTTGCGTGATCGGCTTGTGAAATTTCACGCCCCACATCCGGATTCCGAGCACCAGATGACCTCCGAATTCGTTGGCCGAGATTTGGCTCACTTGCGCCGGCAGCATCGAGGCAAAAACGCGGTCGCCGATCTGGGTCGCGATATCCAGACGATTGCCCGACGCGCGCGCGCTAGCATCCAGCTCCGCGACCGACGGGGAAGCGGCAAATGCCGGCGACGCGCCGGCAGCCGGCGCAATCATCGCGCACGCGAGTGCGAGCGATACGCGATTAATACGACTGCGCAAAATAGGCGTCCGTGATCGCCGGCTCCCCGCACGCGACGCAGTTAGCTCCCGGCCGCGACAGCGGGCGAAGGTTGCGCGTCGTCGCTCCGGTTTGCGCTTTGACCGTAGCTTCGCAATCGGCCCGGCCGCACCACGGAATATCGATCATTCCAGCACGTTCGGCGCACATCGCGAAAAACGCCTCACGTTCGCGCGGCGCCACCGTATGCGAATGCAGATACTCCGAGGCCTGCAGGTAGAGCGACCGTTGAATTTCGTCGAGCAAACCGGGCAATACGTCCGGCAGATCGCTCAAGGCAATCGTGGTTTTTTGCCCTTCGGCTCCCTTGTCGCGATCGCGTCGAACGACGACAGCAGTTCCCGCGTCGACGTCACGGGGGCCAAGCTCGACGCGCACCGGCACGCCGCGCACGTCCCACTCGCCGTACTTCCAACCAGGCTGATGGTCGCGGGCGTCGACCCGAACGCGATGTCCGCGGGCGGACAACACTGCGGCAGCGTCGCGGCAGGCCGCGATCGCACGTTCGTCGCCGGAACGAACGATCGGGACGAACACAACCTCGATGGGCGCTAACTTGGGCGGAACGCGCAACCCGCGGTCATCGCCATGCATCATAATCACCGCGCCGAGCATCCGCCACGACATGCCCCACGACGTCGTGTACGCGTGCTTGATCGTGCCGTCGGCGTCGGCGAACGTAATGTCGTACGCGCGAGCGAAGTTTTGTCCCAAATCGTGCGACGTGGCCGATTGCAAGGCGCGGCCGTCGGGCATTAGCGCCTCGATCGAATACGTTTCGACGGCGCCGGGAAACCGTTCGCTCGCGCTCTTGATGCCTTCGTATACCGGTAGCGCCGCAACCTCGCGAGCGAAATGCGCGTACACGTCGAGCATGCGCAACGTTTCTTCGCGCGCCTCCGCGGCGGTCGCATGCGCCGTGTGGCCCTCTTGCCACAAAAACTCCATCGTGCGCAAGAACGGACGCGTGGCTTTTTCCCAGCGCACGACGTTCGCCCACTGATTGATCAGAATCGGAAGATCGCGATACGACTCGACCCACTGCGCGTACATCGTTCCGATGATGGCTTCGGACGTCGGACGAATGGCCAGTCGCTCGGTCAGCTCCTCGCTGCCTCCATGCGTAACCCACGCGACTTCGGGCGCGAAGCCTTCCACGTGTTCGGCTTCTTTAATTAAGAGACTTTCGGGAACGAGCAGCGGGAAGTAGGCGTTTTCATGCCCGGTCGCCTTGAAGCGTATGTCGAGATCCCGTTGCAGGTTTTCCCACATTCCGAAGCCGTAGGGGCGCAGCACGACACAGCCGCGGACCGGGGAATAGGAGACGAGTTCGGCCTTCAGGCAGACGGCGGTATACCAGGCGGAAAGATCGGCCGCTTTCGGGGGAATTTCCCGAACGACCGCCGCTTGCGATTGCGACATGACCGGCCCGGCTTCGCGCGACCCTAGGCGCCGGCCTCCCACTCGGAGCCGGAGCATCGCGCGGCGAAGGCTTATCCGATGACGAAACGCACCCGATTGTATACGCGCACCGGCGACGATGGCAGCACCGGCCTGGTCGGTGGCGAGCGTATTCACAAAGATTCCAAGCGGATCGAAGGCTATGGGACGGTCGACGAGCTGTCGAGTGCGATCGGCGTCGTTCGCGCCGCCCTCCGCGCGCACGACGTACCGCGCGCGCTGCGCCTGGACGCATGGCTCTCGTGGACGCAGGACACGCTGTTCGATCTCGGAGCCGAACTTGCTACGCCGCCCGCAAAGCGTTGGGACGATATGCCGACGATGGGCCCTTCGCAAATTGCGCCACTCGAACGCGCCATCGATGAAGCCGACGCCGATCTTCCGCCGTTGCAGACCTTCATCCATCCCGGCGGATCGGATGCCGGAGCTGCGCTCCACCTGGCTCGCACGATTTGCCGGCGCGCCGAGCGCCGCGTGCTCTCGCTGCGTCGTGATGATTCTACCGTGTCGCCAGAAACGGTACGCTATCTGAACCGGCTTTCCGACGCGCTGTTCGCTTGGGCGCGTTGGATCAACGACGGACTCGGAGTTCCAGAACATCGCTGGACATCGAGGGCCCAGCCGCCTGCAGGGGACTAGCTTGGTACCCCTGCGAACCGCAGGCTGAATGTCGTTTCGCAGCGCGTTGTTCGCCACGACCAGCGTCGATAAGCTTCGCGAGCTTGGAAGCCAGAAGATTCTGCGGCGCGCGCTCACCGCCAAAGATTTGATCGCTATCGGCATCGGTACGATGATCGGCGGCGGCATCTTCACCACCATCGGTACCGGCGTCAAGGGCGCGGGACCGGCGGTCATCATCTCGTACCTACTGGCCGGCATAACGTCGTTTTTTGCAGCCTTGTGCTATGCCGAGCTGGGCGCGATGGTTCCCGTGGCCGGCAGCGCGTACACGTACGCCTATGCGACCATGGGCAAATTATTTGCGTGGATCATCGGCTTCGCGCTCATCTTCGAGTACGGGATCAGCGCCGCACCGGTCGCACAGCAGTTTTCGGCGTCGCTCCAGGACGTTATGAAATCGATCGGCTTAGCGTTGCCGTATTGGGCGCAACAGTCGAATCTGATCATCAACGGGCCGTGGTGGAATCCAGGCAGTTGGGACCTGCTTCACTCGCAATGCGACGTTCTGAGCGCGCTGTTCGTCCTAGCGCTCAGCGTGCTGCTCTCGATCGGTATCCGCGAGTCCGCCACCACCAA
This region includes:
- a CDS encoding tetratricopeptide repeat protein — its product is MAGKRIRLLAAAAACVALSGCAGSIQHWIVNVRVHQGSQALAVGNVRDAELSYRLALRVDPEDPRARAGYVRAAAAYAQSEYARGNFDDALATIGDGLRYDSQSVRLAALKRTVDEARLQREIVVSNYPTFRETGMQLQRAYAQLDLTNKLLLRSLRRFQYTFDASDLSDAIKRSYEMQLDLVKNGNHLISYRQLVTSGVRPAAGEAAETTGASILPLP
- a CDS encoding cob(I)yrinic acid a,c-diamide adenosyltransferase, encoding MTKRTRLYTRTGDDGSTGLVGGERIHKDSKRIEGYGTVDELSSAIGVVRAALRAHDVPRALRLDAWLSWTQDTLFDLGAELATPPAKRWDDMPTMGPSQIAPLERAIDEADADLPPLQTFIHPGGSDAGAALHLARTICRRAERRVLSLRRDDSTVSPETVRYLNRLSDALFAWARWINDGLGVPEHRWTSRAQPPAGD
- a CDS encoding pitrilysin family protein; the protein is MYRKSTLPNGLRVITERMPSVRSATIGVWADVGSSLELHERRGVSHMVEHMLFKGTSRRSARDIAQIMDGVGGNLNAFTDKEATCYYAKVMDRHLPLALDVLSDMFLHSLFDAGELAKERQVVLEEIKMYEDSPDELIHDLFLQTMWNGSNLGEPTIGFAETVSGLTPDDLRSHMRERYAPNSVVVTAAGNVDHDEFAHRVERAFAEFSGVGRPFVLETPAMTPARAIKQKDSEQAYCILGTQGLSATDDRRYALSVLDTMLGGGMSSRLFQEIREKRGLVYTVYSFQAAYRAAGLFGIYAGTSPKNVSECVDLMVAELQKLREAPVESDELTLAKEHIKGSLTLSLESSSSRMIRLGRNEFAFGRQIEQEEIERRIDAVTAADVVQLATERFDPGNLGLCVVGPVEESTISWSRDAA
- the proS gene encoding proline--tRNA ligase, translated to MSQSQAAVVREIPPKAADLSAWYTAVCLKAELVSYSPVRGCVVLRPYGFGMWENLQRDLDIRFKATGHENAYFPLLVPESLLIKEAEHVEGFAPEVAWVTHGGSEELTERLAIRPTSEAIIGTMYAQWVESYRDLPILINQWANVVRWEKATRPFLRTMEFLWQEGHTAHATAAEAREETLRMLDVYAHFAREVAALPVYEGIKSASERFPGAVETYSIEALMPDGRALQSATSHDLGQNFARAYDITFADADGTIKHAYTTSWGMSWRMLGAVIMMHGDDRGLRVPPKLAPIEVVFVPIVRSGDERAIAACRDAAAVLSARGHRVRVDARDHQPGWKYGEWDVRGVPVRVELGPRDVDAGTAVVVRRDRDKGAEGQKTTIALSDLPDVLPGLLDEIQRSLYLQASEYLHSHTVAPREREAFFAMCAERAGMIDIPWCGRADCEATVKAQTGATTRNLRPLSRPGANCVACGEPAITDAYFAQSY
- a CDS encoding DUF2837 family protein; its protein translation is MLVGVHFWTWQLVIALLINAIVQAIQIGAYAARLAGVRTGRIATSTSLFNLFVTASRLATLVYTLMLGPLSDTAGNAVRSLLAHNSPFSLPIRLELVGAVQHTFEWQLRAIIIAGTVGTAIGSMLLPTFTYLYVRGVRSFERTKSMPHSIVRIFSPRVIGDLFRSLRMPRFSEIRGFSLKGIPRRLLVFNVVVTGVYAIGVVAAYYASVLDVNVTRTAIGISGIINGIGTVAFTFFVDPTSSIIVDEAVKGERDHEEVRSMVFYLSVTAIAGWVLSQLLLWPAAEVIKIVAHLVNHGG